DNA sequence from the Manihot esculenta cultivar AM560-2 chromosome 11, M.esculenta_v8, whole genome shotgun sequence genome:
ttttaattgtaataaaaaatatgttaaatgttatttaaaatattaaatatatatatatatatatatatatatatatatatcatgttatttatttattactaaaaaatatatatataatttattatataatataatattaaagatatgattgtatatattaatataaattttttttaatctatccatatatttttattatataaaaataaataaaaattataattaatataattatttttataatatttatatttattttataagtataaattatttattaatgtatattaaagtttattttattataaaaattttataattattaaatattaaagggataatataatttaaataaataaataaattttatcactaataagaaaaagttttaaagtGAAAGCTGATGAGTAATTGATAGGATATTTAAAAGTTATCGGCTATTAACAAGCTATCAGCcgtcttttaaaataatttattataaaggaAAATGTAAATTAAACTCCCAGACAGAAGATTCCTGAAATAATGAGTATGGAGTAGGAAGGAGAATTGCAAAAAAACTATCCAATCAATCAGCAAAGGAATCAGCTACACAACTTGTGGGACACCCGAATATATACTATAGCATGCGTTGAATTGACAACGCCACCCATCACTTTGACTCTCACAAATTAACCAATAGAAATCCTCTTATAAATACACCAAGTCTCAGACAATCATCCACACCTCTAGAAATGgggaaattatttatttactattaattatgatgaaattttatatgatatttatcataatttatgaatataataaaattattgtataTGAATCACATTAGTTTGAATtgtataaattgaatttaaattttaaaaaaatccatgtctttaataaaattaaattttatatattgtatATAGGTTAATCAGagctatttatatatattattaattaatatatatatgcacgctcatatataaataattatatataaatattattttttataattttacatttggctcaaattttaattagatatGAAAAGCTGGGGAACAATGTTTTAGAAAACCATAGGTTAATtacttattatatatatataattgacattaaaatttaaattggagatttcaatatttttattagtataaacttgaattaataaaatataaaatattagtaaaataaatatacCATGGTTCCGTTCAATTagtttttagaataaattaaacTTGACTCAAATTCaatattagtaaaataaataaaacagttATTTTTTCCCTGTTGCATCTCTTTCTTTACTGTGGAAATTAACATTGCAAACTAAGATTGTTTTTCAGTTTTCCAGTTTCTCTACTGCACAGGCTATTGTGCAATTCCTTCAgcttgaattaataaaatataaaataactttttctaaaaaaaatgaaaaagaaaaagagtatCTTGATGGAATTAATTGTAagggaaaattataaaaattttctccTAGGTAAACTGAGGAAATCCCTAATTAAATATAAGAGctaattaaattatgaaaatttattgaATACAATAGTTATAGCATATAACTCACACGAGAATTATAGTATCTATGATAAAATCGTTGTAGATATGAGAAGGTGGtatcaagaagaagaagaagagaaggagatTAGTGGCTGAATGCTTTAGGCTCAACACCTCAAAATTCTAATTCCTAATTAACAATTTCTTTAAACCAAaggtaatttaattataatttaatttaattatataaatgaaaaaatataaaagcctAATTAAAGAGAAAATCCCCTATATATGAATGATCAGTATTAAAGAAATTATGGCTCCACCATGTGCCACATGACATTCTCCTATACTCGTCCAAACCAAACATTCCTTTTTTACACTTCCAAAGCAGATACATTGAAGCCAAGGAATGGTTTCTTTGTTTTCTGCCCTTTTCCcagttaatatatataaatatttttctatgtCAAAAGGGGAATTCCTCATACCCAGATATGGTCTCTCATTTCTCTGCTCAAATAGCTACTCAAAATTATTTATGCTAAGATCTACAGCAAACAGTAATAAACTCTCAACTCCATAAGATTTCAAATGCTTCCTTTGAAAACCCAAAATAATGAAAaggaaatttttattaaagatGAAATCAGGATAAACAAAACATGGCTACGTTCATACTAAAACCTGGTCGGCAAACTAATCAAGCATGCCTAATATTAGATGTGACATGCAAAGTGAAAAAAACTTTATCGAGTTCTTTGTCAACCCGGTAAAAATCAATGAATACCAACACGCCAAATCTTTCAAATTCATTCAAAACTATGATCAACTATTATTCTTCAAATTCAACATATGAACCCATGACCCGATGATCTATTTATGTGAATGGCTGACCCTGCATCACAATTTTCATGAGCTATTTAAATATATGCATGCTTTGTATCAATGGACGATTCCCAGAAAGACAGATCGAATCATCACTGATAAAGAAAgtatacaaatatatatatacgatTAGATCTGTCAGACTTTATCTATGTACAACAAAACAAAACTCAttcaagcaaaaagaaaaaaacccaTTTTCTATGAGTTTCTTGCATACAAGCTTACCTTTTTGATTGATCTACACAAGTATACCATATCTATTAAAGgtcggtttttttttttcttcttctttttagaTAGATACTCACCAGTTAATTACCACCCCAAATCTTGATTCATCTCCTCGTCTACACAGCATCTTCTCTATCTTATTCTTGTTTTTGAATCTTTTATTTTCCAATATATGATATCATTCGGAGCAGTGATCCACTATACTTTTCATCACCTTAACCTGAGTGGCAAGGGATGCCATAAAATGTGCAGTTTCCTCCAACAACTCACAAACATCCATGGTTTCCCCACCAGGAACCAGCTTTCGAAGCATATCAACCTTGTTCATCTCTGTTGAAACCTTGTTTCTTTTGATAACCCTTTTCTTCTTAGAAGCCAAGAATCTATTTCTCAAAATCCCATGGACCAAAGCACGGTTTCTTATCTTCAAAAGAAGCGCTCGGCTCCACGCTCTTCTAGACCCAACAGCACGAGCCATGGAAGAATAAGCAGCAAGCTTTATCCTATGGGTTCTTCTGCGGATTTCCTCATCAGAAGGAGGACCAAGTGTTGTAGCTCTTCTGATCCTGGAAAGAGAAATGAGAAATCTACGAGCGAACTTGGTCCTTGTTGTAGAATTGTAGTGGATTGAATTCATGGCTGGAAGAAGAAAACGAGAAAGGAAAGGAAACTATATAGCTAGGGTTTGTGTATAAGGTGAATTTTTATCCTGTGATGAATCCTAG
Encoded proteins:
- the LOC110625937 gene encoding transcription factor IBH1; this translates as MNSIHYNSTTRTKFARRFLISLSRIRRATTLGPPSDEEIRRRTHRIKLAAYSSMARAVGSRRAWSRALLLKIRNRALVHGILRNRFLASKKKRVIKRNKVSTEMNKVDMLRKLVPGGETMDVCELLEETAHFMASLATQVKVMKSIVDHCSE